A window from Acidimicrobiia bacterium encodes these proteins:
- a CDS encoding RHS repeat-associated core domain-containing protein translates to MTIPLRNGTTRTFDLDPARRYRAWTDSSPGSETSTNHYSDDSDSPTWTEDTTSGNEWTRNISGLSGMLGAIADETDETELQLANLHGDIIATASTDSQATVPTATFDATEFGQPRPEPSPRYGWHGANQRAVDDHSGMTLMGARLYNPNTGRFLQTDPIRGGSANAYDYANADPINQEDPSGLAATRAQKRAFWRAVIVKRFWAAAIERQVVMNYWAWGLGTVPLRRGTKLWGYNHLRHRGRWTMSYDIAIRTTLSTGKRIGPDGGSYVYYTPAVEVCGCHYSKTARAILSGVYFTVVVETAVGMKGIITAYYRRLPSWL, encoded by the coding sequence TTGACTATTCCTCTCCGCAACGGCACCACTCGGACGTTCGACCTCGACCCTGCCCGCCGCTACCGCGCCTGGACCGACAGCAGCCCAGGTAGCGAGACCAGTACCAATCACTACAGCGACGACAGCGACTCACCCACCTGGACCGAGGACACGACAAGCGGGAACGAATGGACCCGCAACATCAGCGGCCTCTCCGGAATGCTCGGCGCCATCGCCGACGAAACCGACGAGACCGAACTCCAACTCGCCAACCTCCACGGCGACATCATCGCCACCGCCAGCACCGACTCCCAAGCGACCGTCCCCACAGCCACCTTCGACGCTACTGAATTCGGCCAACCCCGCCCCGAACCCTCACCCCGCTACGGATGGCACGGAGCCAACCAACGAGCCGTCGATGACCACAGCGGGATGACCCTCATGGGCGCCCGCCTCTACAACCCCAACACCGGCCGCTTCCTCCAAACAGACCCCATCCGAGGCGGATCAGCCAACGCCTACGACTACGCCAACGCCGATCCGATCAACCAAGAAGATCCGTCTGGATTGGCAGCGACGCGAGCACAGAAGCGCGCCTTCTGGCGTGCTGTCATTGTCAAGCGATTCTGGGCCGCCGCGATTGAGCGCCAGGTGGTGATGAACTACTGGGCTTGGGGGCTCGGAACAGTTCCGCTACGTCGAGGAACGAAGCTGTGGGGTTACAATCACCTCAGACATCGCGGTCGTTGGACGATGAGCTACGACATCGCGATACGCACGACGCTCTCGACAGGAAAGCGAATCGGGCCGGATGGCGGCTCGTACGTCTACTACACGCCTGCGGTAGAGGTCTGTGGATGCCACTACAGCAAGACGGCCCGCGCCATTCTGTCAGGGGTCTATTTCACTGTTGTAGTAGAAACAGCTGTAGGAATGAAGGGCATAATAACGGCGTACTACCGACGGCTTCCGAGCTGGCTCTAG
- a CDS encoding 50S ribosomal protein L25: MPDVVLPAENRPQRGSRPAGRLRREGKLPAVVYGLEDDTVSVSVPAHELHLILSGESGANTLITLQVDGDDQLTLARQIQRDPVRGDLVHVDFVRIRRDVAVEAEIPLHVVGEAPGTKEGGIVEQLLFNLTISAKPADIPNEIEIDVSALELNDQLRFADITLPSGVTAEYEDDELIVQVIVPRVVEEEEPEPEEGEELEGEEGEDVEGEEAEGAEASADDSSDDDGD, translated from the coding sequence ATGCCTGATGTCGTACTCCCCGCCGAGAACCGCCCCCAGCGCGGCAGCCGTCCCGCGGGCCGGCTCCGCCGCGAGGGCAAGCTCCCCGCCGTCGTCTACGGCCTGGAGGACGACACCGTTTCCGTGTCTGTCCCGGCTCACGAGCTCCACCTGATCCTCTCGGGGGAGAGCGGCGCCAACACGCTGATCACGCTCCAGGTCGACGGCGACGACCAGCTGACCCTCGCGCGCCAGATCCAGCGCGACCCGGTCCGCGGCGACCTCGTGCACGTCGACTTCGTGCGCATCCGCCGCGACGTCGCCGTCGAGGCCGAAATCCCCCTCCACGTCGTCGGGGAGGCCCCCGGCACCAAGGAGGGTGGCATCGTCGAGCAGCTGCTCTTCAACCTCACCATCTCGGCCAAGCCGGCCGACATCCCCAACGAGATCGAGATCGACGTGTCGGCCCTCGAGCTCAACGACCAGCTCCGCTTCGCCGACATCACCCTTCCGTCCGGCGTCACCGCCGAGTACGAGGACGACGAGCTCATCGTGCAGGTCATCGTTCCCCGCGTCGTCGAGGAGGAGGAGCCCGAGCCCGAGGAGGGCGAGGAGCTCGAAGGCGAAGAGGGCGAAGACGTCGAAGGCGAAGAGGCCGAGGGCGCCGAGGCGTCCGCCGACGACTCGTCCGACGACGACGGAGACTAG
- the pth gene encoding aminoacyl-tRNA hydrolase, whose translation MARHLWGGERIGTPADYLVVGLGNPGEEYAETRHNVGAEVVELLAQRHGARLRTRKQQARADEVRLDGSLVALAVPNTYMNESGIAVRKLVRRYGTDPEHIVIVQDELDLPVATLRVKAGGGLAGHNGLRSIVQHLGTDVFLRVRIGVGKPPDARRGADHVLRRFSKQEREDVDVTVERAADAVECIVADGVDAAMTRFNVDVT comes from the coding sequence GTGGCCCGCCACCTTTGGGGTGGCGAGCGCATCGGAACGCCCGCCGACTACCTGGTCGTGGGGCTGGGCAACCCCGGCGAGGAATACGCCGAGACACGCCACAACGTCGGCGCCGAGGTCGTCGAACTGCTCGCGCAGCGGCATGGGGCACGTCTTCGTACCCGGAAACAACAGGCCCGTGCCGACGAAGTGCGCCTCGACGGGTCGCTCGTGGCGCTCGCCGTCCCGAACACCTACATGAACGAGTCGGGCATCGCGGTGCGCAAGCTCGTGCGCCGCTACGGCACCGATCCCGAGCACATCGTGATCGTCCAGGACGAGCTCGACCTACCCGTGGCGACCTTGCGGGTGAAGGCCGGCGGCGGGCTCGCCGGGCACAACGGCCTGCGCTCTATCGTGCAGCACCTCGGCACCGACGTGTTCCTCCGGGTGCGCATCGGCGTGGGCAAGCCGCCCGACGCGCGGCGGGGCGCCGACCACGTGCTGCGCCGCTTCTCGAAGCAGGAGCGTGAGGACGTCGACGTCACCGTCGAGCGCGCCGCCGATGCCGTGGAATGCATCGTGGCCGACGGCGTCGACGCGGCCATGACGCGCTTCAACGTCGACGTCACGTGA
- the mfd gene encoding transcription-repair coupling factor, with protein MTPLGSLAEVLADSPAVDALIGGRTEVVAVPEAARPLAVAALRIRAERPVLVVTPTVVDAERLADDLSQLLGADTVELYPAWETLPFERVSPSVETMGRRLRVMWRLRTGGRSTPGVVVAPVRALVQRLGPHVEDIEPVIVRTGAELDRDELLDTLVSAGYRREYQVEARGEVAVRGSIVDVYPSTSDFPIRLDLWGDEVDRLQAFSVADQRATHDVEGMAVFGARELLPTEEVRERARSLVDTEPWGEQQWERIARGEIFDGMESWLPWLTADEHLLTDLFPASGVVLLAEPTRMRDRTLELLDDEAALADSLSATWGAEGGHGFPRLSLPFDRLLAHTDARVVALPTAPDSPETPHLPATSFDPVDGSSETLAQRVQSLCSDGNRVVLAADGAASAERLSSVLGDDGVDAPVVSDAGDVGPGRAGVVAAPLERGAVIPEVGLAVIAESDLGARRRPRRRSRRGAARSTDGYEGLEPGDFVVHVSHGVGRYAGMTTRDIGGIERDYMLLEYRGADRLYVPTDQVGIVRPYTGGDNPSLQRLGGSDWEKTRARARAAVRDIAEELVALYRRRAAAEGHAFSPDTPWQHEMEESFDFQVTPDQHRAIEEVKADMESTTPMDRLVCGDVGYGKTEIAVRAAFKAVQDGKQVAVLAPTTLLSTQHGQTFRERYANYPVRVEVLSRFLTDREAREVLVGVESGDVDVVIGTHRLLSNDVHFKDLGLLVVDEEQRFGVQHKERIKALRADVDALTLTATPIPRTLELSLTGIRDLSLITTPPEDRQPILTYVGEQDDAAVSEAIRRELLREGQVFYVHNRVQSIDHAAEVVRHLVPEARVAVAHGQMPEASLEQIVMDFWDRRFDVLVCTTIVESGLDIPGVNTMVVDRADQLGLAQLYQLRGRIGRRGRRAYAYLLHPAGQRLSEEAYERLKTIGEFTDLGSGYKIARRDLEIRGAGNMLGAEQSGHVAAVGFDLYCEMVTEAVAELTGRVEEPPPQVSLDLPVDAYLPDDYIERDDLRVEAYRRLGRVSTTDELADVTAEWTDRYGTPPEPVAALLDVAALRVACADLGVTEVAINRGTVRVRGLELTETLKARITARLRDGVVKGPDEFAARLPEAESVPSAVLDLLGRLVPDREAPVRSPA; from the coding sequence GTGACACCGCTCGGTTCGCTCGCCGAGGTTCTGGCCGACAGTCCGGCCGTCGACGCGCTGATCGGCGGCAGGACGGAGGTCGTCGCCGTTCCGGAGGCGGCCCGGCCGCTGGCTGTGGCGGCGCTGCGCATCCGTGCCGAGCGTCCCGTGCTCGTCGTCACGCCGACCGTTGTCGACGCGGAGCGGCTCGCCGACGACCTCTCGCAGCTGCTCGGCGCGGACACTGTCGAGCTCTATCCCGCCTGGGAGACGCTCCCGTTCGAGCGCGTCTCTCCGTCGGTGGAGACCATGGGCCGGCGCCTGCGCGTGATGTGGCGGCTCCGCACCGGCGGTCGGTCGACGCCCGGCGTCGTGGTGGCGCCCGTTCGTGCTCTCGTGCAGCGCCTCGGTCCGCACGTGGAGGACATCGAGCCGGTGATCGTGCGAACCGGTGCCGAGCTCGACCGCGACGAGCTGCTCGACACTCTCGTGTCGGCCGGTTACCGCCGTGAGTACCAGGTGGAGGCCCGCGGCGAGGTCGCCGTGCGCGGCTCGATCGTCGACGTCTACCCGTCCACGTCGGACTTCCCGATCCGCCTCGACCTCTGGGGCGACGAGGTCGACCGGCTCCAGGCGTTCTCGGTGGCCGACCAGCGCGCCACCCACGACGTCGAGGGCATGGCCGTCTTCGGAGCCCGCGAGCTCCTCCCCACCGAGGAGGTGCGCGAGCGGGCCCGGAGCCTCGTCGACACGGAGCCGTGGGGGGAGCAGCAGTGGGAGCGCATCGCCCGCGGTGAGATCTTCGACGGCATGGAGTCGTGGCTGCCCTGGCTCACCGCCGACGAGCATCTGCTGACCGACCTGTTCCCGGCATCGGGTGTCGTCCTGCTGGCCGAGCCCACCCGCATGCGCGACCGCACCCTCGAGCTGCTCGACGACGAGGCGGCCCTCGCCGATTCCCTCTCGGCGACGTGGGGAGCCGAGGGCGGCCACGGCTTCCCGCGACTCTCGCTGCCATTCGACCGCCTCCTCGCCCACACCGACGCCCGCGTCGTGGCGCTCCCCACGGCACCCGATTCCCCCGAAACGCCGCACCTCCCCGCCACCTCCTTCGATCCCGTCGACGGATCCTCCGAGACGCTGGCGCAACGGGTGCAGAGCCTGTGCTCCGACGGCAACCGTGTGGTCCTCGCCGCCGACGGCGCGGCGTCGGCCGAGCGGCTCTCCTCCGTGCTGGGCGACGACGGCGTCGACGCTCCGGTCGTGTCCGACGCCGGCGACGTCGGACCCGGGCGTGCGGGTGTGGTGGCGGCACCCTTGGAGCGCGGCGCCGTGATCCCCGAGGTGGGTCTCGCCGTCATCGCAGAGTCGGATCTCGGCGCCCGGCGTCGGCCGCGCCGTCGCTCGCGCCGAGGTGCGGCGCGCAGCACCGACGGCTACGAGGGGCTAGAGCCCGGCGACTTCGTCGTCCACGTCTCCCACGGGGTCGGGCGCTACGCGGGCATGACCACCCGCGACATAGGCGGCATCGAACGCGACTACATGCTCCTCGAGTACCGCGGCGCCGACCGGCTCTACGTGCCCACCGACCAGGTCGGCATCGTGCGCCCCTACACCGGCGGCGACAACCCCTCGCTCCAGCGGCTGGGTGGTAGCGACTGGGAGAAGACGCGCGCCCGTGCCCGGGCCGCCGTCCGAGACATCGCCGAGGAGCTGGTCGCGCTCTACCGCCGTCGGGCCGCCGCCGAGGGCCACGCTTTCAGTCCCGACACGCCGTGGCAGCACGAGATGGAGGAGTCCTTCGACTTCCAGGTGACCCCCGATCAACACCGGGCCATCGAAGAGGTCAAGGCCGACATGGAGAGCACGACGCCGATGGACCGGCTCGTGTGCGGCGACGTCGGCTACGGCAAGACCGAGATCGCCGTGCGAGCCGCTTTCAAGGCCGTGCAGGACGGCAAGCAGGTGGCGGTGCTCGCCCCCACGACGCTGCTCTCCACCCAGCACGGCCAGACGTTCCGCGAGCGCTACGCCAACTATCCGGTAAGGGTGGAGGTGCTCTCGCGGTTCCTCACCGACCGGGAGGCCCGCGAGGTCCTCGTCGGGGTGGAGTCGGGCGACGTCGACGTCGTGATCGGAACGCACCGTCTGCTCTCGAACGACGTGCACTTCAAGGACCTGGGTCTGCTCGTCGTCGACGAGGAGCAGCGCTTCGGGGTCCAGCACAAGGAGCGCATCAAGGCGCTGCGCGCCGACGTCGACGCCCTCACGCTCACCGCCACACCCATCCCGCGCACACTCGAGCTGTCGCTCACGGGGATCCGCGACCTCTCGCTCATCACCACGCCGCCGGAGGACCGTCAGCCGATCCTCACCTACGTGGGGGAGCAGGACGACGCCGCAGTGTCGGAGGCCATCCGGCGCGAGCTGCTGCGCGAGGGGCAGGTCTTCTACGTGCACAACCGGGTGCAGTCGATCGACCACGCCGCCGAGGTCGTGCGGCACCTCGTGCCCGAGGCGCGGGTGGCCGTGGCGCACGGTCAGATGCCCGAGGCGTCGCTCGAGCAGATCGTCATGGACTTCTGGGACCGGCGTTTCGACGTGCTCGTGTGCACGACGATCGTGGAGAGCGGCCTCGACATCCCCGGTGTCAACACGATGGTCGTCGACCGGGCCGACCAGCTCGGACTGGCCCAGCTCTACCAGCTCCGAGGCCGCATCGGCCGTCGAGGCCGCCGTGCCTACGCGTACCTCCTGCACCCCGCGGGCCAGCGGCTGTCCGAGGAGGCCTACGAACGCCTGAAGACCATCGGGGAGTTCACCGACCTCGGGTCGGGCTACAAGATCGCCCGGCGCGACCTCGAGATCCGCGGCGCCGGCAACATGCTCGGCGCCGAGCAGTCGGGCCACGTCGCCGCCGTCGGGTTCGACCTCTACTGCGAGATGGTCACCGAGGCCGTCGCCGAGCTCACCGGGAGAGTCGAGGAGCCACCTCCGCAGGTGTCGCTCGACCTCCCCGTCGACGCCTACCTGCCCGACGACTACATCGAACGCGACGACCTGCGGGTCGAGGCGTACCGACGGCTCGGACGCGTCAGCACCACCGACGAGCTCGCCGACGTCACCGCCGAATGGACCGACCGCTACGGGACGCCGCCCGAGCCGGTGGCGGCGCTCCTCGATGTGGCGGCGCTGCGGGTCGCCTGCGCGGATCTCGGGGTCACCGAGGTGGCGATCAACCGGGGCACCGTGCGGGTGCGGGGCCTGGAGCTCACCGAGACCCTGAAGGCCAGGATCACCGCACGCCTGCGCGACGGGGTCGTGAAGGGTCCCGACGAGTTCGCCGCCCGGCTTCCCGAGGCGGAGTCCGTCCCGTCCGCGGTTCTCGATCTGCTGGGGCGACTGGTTCCCGACCGGGAGGCGCCGGTACGCTCCCCCGCATGA
- a CDS encoding peptidylprolyl isomerase: protein MRTPRVLVVCLVALALVAAACGSGGGSGASVGAVAATVNGVDIPRSDVEDQLEAIRGNEDLMAIFGLSEEATESVDAQFAALWLTQLIQSEVLVQAAEDQGVEVDESLTEVAQRLAARQFSAPDPATGQVDLAAFDEYPEVFRDATTDQIVGLVALVVPEIGDEVELACARHILISTQPDPLSGEAPDPDAALAEAEQVRAEVAEGADFAAKAEEVSDDPGSAAQGGDLGCLPRGATVEAFDQALFELPVGEVSEVVSTEFGYHIIEVTSREAKPFADYDLDDRETIVNGALNSLDAAEFQKMLEDADVTVDPSYGTWVVDENGARVEPPEAADPPELPEDGTETPAPPEGQPVPEGQPVPEGEPAPEGEVVVPDEAPSTTG from the coding sequence ATGAGAACCCCCCGTGTCCTCGTCGTCTGTCTTGTCGCGCTCGCGCTCGTGGCCGCCGCGTGCGGCTCCGGCGGTGGGAGCGGCGCAAGCGTCGGCGCTGTGGCGGCGACGGTCAACGGCGTCGACATCCCCCGCAGCGACGTGGAGGACCAGCTCGAGGCGATCCGCGGCAACGAGGACCTCATGGCCATCTTCGGTCTCAGCGAGGAGGCCACCGAGTCGGTCGACGCCCAGTTCGCCGCGCTGTGGCTCACGCAGCTCATCCAGTCTGAGGTCCTCGTGCAGGCCGCCGAGGACCAGGGAGTCGAGGTCGACGAGAGCCTCACCGAGGTGGCGCAGCGCCTCGCCGCCCGGCAGTTCTCGGCGCCCGACCCCGCCACCGGTCAGGTCGACCTCGCCGCGTTCGACGAGTACCCCGAGGTGTTCCGCGATGCCACCACCGACCAGATCGTGGGGCTCGTGGCTCTCGTGGTGCCCGAGATCGGCGACGAGGTCGAGCTCGCCTGCGCGCGGCACATCCTCATCAGCACACAGCCGGACCCGCTCTCCGGTGAGGCCCCCGACCCCGACGCGGCGCTCGCCGAGGCCGAGCAGGTCCGCGCAGAGGTGGCCGAGGGCGCCGACTTCGCGGCCAAGGCCGAGGAGGTCTCCGACGACCCGGGTTCCGCCGCGCAGGGCGGCGACCTGGGATGCCTCCCACGCGGCGCCACGGTGGAGGCGTTCGACCAGGCGCTCTTCGAGCTTCCCGTGGGTGAAGTCTCCGAGGTCGTGTCGACCGAGTTCGGTTACCACATCATCGAGGTGACGAGCCGCGAGGCGAAGCCGTTCGCCGACTACGACCTCGACGACCGGGAGACGATCGTCAACGGGGCGTTGAACTCGCTCGACGCCGCCGAGTTCCAGAAGATGCTCGAGGACGCCGACGTCACGGTCGACCCGAGCTACGGCACGTGGGTCGTCGACGAGAACGGCGCCCGGGTGGAGCCGCCCGAGGCGGCCGACCCGCCGGAGCTGCCCGAGGACGGAACCGAGACTCCCGCACCTCCCGAGGGCCAGCCGGTCCCCGAGGGCCAGCCGGTCCCCGAGGGTGAGCCCGCGCCCGAGGGTGAGGTCGTCGTGCCCGACGAGGCTCCGTCAACGACGGGGTGA
- a CDS encoding MazG family protein, giving the protein MSPRVTVVGLGPAGIDLVTPAARSVLTEAPDPLTRTAAHPAVGELRDEGVALRALDHHYESAASLTETYAAIVDEVLATAERDGRVVYSVPGNPVVAERTVELLRERRGGDLTVVPGLSFADLVWARLGVDPSAGARLVDGHRFGVDAAGAAGPVLVSQCDRASVLSDVKLTLLEAVDPDTPVTVLQRLGSPDESVREIPLVELDRVVDADPRTSVFVDTGDRAIAAEMARFVDLMATLRGPGGCPWDAEQTHHSLAAYVLEEAHEVVEAVQVLPPEAPSGEVDPAAYAALAEELGDLLAQIVFHTVLATEAGAFGITDVIGGIHEKLVRRHPHVFADVAVEGPDDVLRNWEQIKRDERGSESMLAGVDESLPALLYTHKILRRAQSVGLDAEAEVSLRSWATQFRERFAAVEARAAERGDDLATLSPEAVAALWIETEHPSGGEAHGVSR; this is encoded by the coding sequence GTGAGCCCCCGGGTCACGGTCGTCGGGCTCGGTCCTGCCGGCATCGACCTCGTCACGCCCGCCGCGCGGAGCGTCCTCACCGAAGCACCCGATCCGCTGACCCGCACGGCCGCGCATCCCGCCGTCGGGGAGCTGCGCGACGAGGGCGTCGCGCTGCGTGCACTCGACCACCACTACGAGTCGGCGGCCTCCCTGACCGAGACCTACGCCGCCATCGTCGACGAGGTCCTCGCAACGGCCGAGCGCGACGGCCGGGTGGTCTACTCGGTGCCGGGAAACCCCGTCGTCGCCGAACGCACCGTGGAGTTGCTGCGGGAGCGACGCGGCGGCGACCTCACTGTCGTCCCGGGTCTCTCGTTCGCCGATCTCGTCTGGGCCCGCCTGGGCGTCGACCCGTCGGCGGGAGCCCGCCTCGTCGACGGCCACCGCTTCGGCGTCGACGCTGCAGGCGCCGCAGGACCGGTCCTCGTGTCGCAGTGCGACCGGGCCTCTGTCCTCTCGGACGTGAAGCTGACGCTGCTGGAGGCCGTCGACCCCGACACACCCGTCACGGTCCTGCAGCGTCTCGGCTCTCCCGACGAGTCGGTCCGGGAGATCCCCCTCGTCGAGCTGGACCGTGTCGTCGACGCCGACCCGCGCACCTCGGTGTTCGTCGACACCGGTGACCGGGCGATCGCGGCGGAGATGGCCCGCTTCGTCGACCTTATGGCGACCCTGCGCGGCCCCGGAGGGTGCCCGTGGGACGCCGAGCAGACCCACCACTCCCTCGCTGCATATGTCCTGGAAGAGGCTCACGAGGTCGTCGAGGCCGTGCAGGTCCTTCCTCCCGAGGCACCGTCCGGTGAGGTCGATCCCGCTGCGTATGCCGCCCTCGCGGAGGAGCTCGGTGACCTCCTGGCCCAGATCGTGTTCCACACGGTCCTCGCCACCGAGGCCGGCGCCTTCGGGATCACCGACGTCATCGGCGGGATCCACGAGAAGCTGGTCCGCCGCCACCCGCACGTGTTCGCCGACGTTGCCGTGGAGGGCCCCGACGACGTGCTGCGCAACTGGGAGCAGATCAAGCGCGACGAGCGCGGATCCGAGTCGATGCTCGCCGGTGTCGACGAGTCGCTGCCCGCGTTGCTCTACACGCACAAGATCCTGCGCAGAGCACAGTCGGTGGGCCTCGACGCCGAGGCCGAGGTATCGCTACGAAGCTGGGCGACGCAGTTCCGCGAACGCTTCGCCGCGGTCGAGGCGCGGGCGGCCGAGCGCGGGGACGACCTCGCTACCCTGAGCCCGGAGGCGGTTGCGGCGCTCTGGATCGAGACGGAGCACCCGAGCGGGGGAGAGGCACATGGCGTTTCACGGTGA